Proteins encoded together in one Amblyomma americanum isolate KBUSLIRL-KWMA chromosome 1, ASM5285725v1, whole genome shotgun sequence window:
- the LOC144133153 gene encoding importin-7-like translates to MESITTLLHEEQCPVDEYPVAKEVMRAIQNTDPMCFGALTSGPQFVEQKRSPQEICVLTDQTKAAAESNRIEKSGGYVFQNQTLPPPFSSGGTPFR, encoded by the coding sequence ATGGAGTCGATCACGACGCTCCTTCACGAAGAACAGTGCCCTGTCGACGAGTACCCGGTCGCCAAGGAGGTCATGCGAGCCATCCAGAACACCGACCCGATGTGCTTCGGAGCGCTCACGTCGGGCCcgcagttcgtcgagcagaaGAGGTCCCCACAGGAGATCTGCGTGCTGACCGACCAGACGAAGGCCGCCGCAGAGTCGAACCGGATAGAGAAAAGCGGCGGATACGTGTTCCAGAACCAGACGTTGCCCCCACCGTTCAGCTCTGGTGGCACACCCTTCCGCTAG